The region GCCTCGTCGCGGTCGCGGCCGTGGGCGATCACCTTGGCGAGGAGGGAGTCGTAGAACGGCGGCACGACGGCGCCGGGCTCGACGTGCGTGTCGACGCGCAGCCCGGGACCGTCGGGAGCCTTCCAGCGCTCGATCCGCCCCGGCGAGGGGCGGAAGTCCGCGTCGGGCGCCTCGGCGTTGATCCGGCACTCGAGCGCATGGCCGTCGATCCTCACGTCGGCCTGGGCGAGCGCGAGCCGTTCCCCGGCCGCGACGCGGAGCTGGGCGGCCACGAGATCGACGCCGGTCACCACCTCGGTCACCGGGTGCTCCACCTGGATGCGCGTGTTCATCTCGATGAAGTAGAAGCGGCCCGTCGCGGGCTCCAGCACGAACTCCACGGTCCCGGCGCTCTCGTACTTGATCCCACGCGCCAGCGCGAGGGCGGCCGCGCCCATCGCCGCGCGCAGCGCGGGGCTCACACCGGGCGCGGGCGCCTCCTCGAGGACTTTCTGGTGCCGGCGCTGGATCGAGCAGTCGCGCTCGCCGAGTTGGACGGCGGCGCCGAAGCGGTCGGCCAGGACCTGCACCTCGACGTGCCGCACGCCCTCGAGGAACCGCTCGACGTAGAGCCGGCCGTCGCCGAAGGCCGCCTGCGCCTCCGCGTGGGCGGTGCCGAACGCCTCCGCGAGCTCCCCCGCCGACCGCACGACCCGCATCCCCCGCCCGCCCCCCCCGGCCGCGGCCTTGAGCAGCAGCGGATAGCCGATGCTCCGCGCCGCGGCGGCGACCTCCGCGGGGCCGGCGAGGGCGCCGCGCGGCCCCGGCACGACCGGGATCCCGAGCGCGGCGGCGCGCGCGCGCGCCTGGACCTTGTCGCCCATCGCGCGGATCGCCTCCGCCGACGGGCCGA is a window of Candidatus Rokuibacteriota bacterium DNA encoding:
- the accC gene encoding acetyl-CoA carboxylase biotin carboxylase subunit, whose product is MPGADRRGPGGEGRARGIRSTADARGAARRLNTVLVANRGEIAVRVIRACRVLGLRTVAVYSEADRGALHARLADRAVCIGPAPAARSYLDAQALLATARGVGADAVHPGYGFLAENADFAAACAEAGLIFVGPSAEAIRAMGDKVQARARAAALGIPVVPGPRGALAGPAEVAAAARSIGYPLLLKAAAGGGGRGMRVVRSAGELAEAFGTAHAEAQAAFGDGRLYVERFLEGVRHVEVQVLADRFGAAVQLGERDCSIQRRHQKVLEEAPAPGVSPALRAAMGAAALALARGIKYESAGTVEFVLEPATGRFYFIEMNTRIQVEHPVTEVVTGVDLVAAQLRVAAGERLALAQADVRIDGHALECRINAEAPDADFRPSPGRIERWKAPDGPGLRVDTHVEPGAVVPPFYDSLLAKVIAHGRDRDEAIARMRAALGRFEVEGVETTIAFHRRILDHPDFGSGRVHTRWVEDELRGGRP